In the genome of Mastomys coucha isolate ucsf_1 unplaced genomic scaffold, UCSF_Mcou_1 pScaffold21, whole genome shotgun sequence, the window aaatctgcctgcctctgcctccccagtgctgggattaaaggtgcgcaccaccactgtcctgcaTGGTCTAAGGCTTTTAACCTCAAAGTCTAACCCCACTAAAGTCTGCAGGGCTATACTACCTAAATCTCACCATCTGGGGACCCAGGTGCTCAAATATGCAAGAGGAAGGCATATTGGGggttctcattcaaagcaccacaggcaAGAatctcagaaattcaaggttatcctcagtgATACAGTGagattgaagccagcctgagttatgtgagacactgtctcagaataGAGGCAAAACACATTGGCGATGAGGGATTGGGAGTTGACTCAGCTGGTAAAGCACTCGCCTCACAGAAAGCTGGCCATGCATcagcttataatcctagcactgaggaaacagagagaggaggattcCTGAGGCCTGCTGGCTGTCCAGTTTCTCACTGGGCCAGTAAGAGATCTTGTTTTAAAGGATGTGGAAAGCATTTCTGAGAATGACcctgaagttgtcctctagcTTCCAAAACAAAGcatacatacacgtgcacacacacacacacacacacacacacacacaaagaaagaaagaaagaaaatagttttaaaggcACCATTCCCAACTCCCAGGCTTTGTCCCATTTATATGTCCTATATGTCCAGTCTGATCCATCAGCTTTCCTGACTTTAGCCCACCTGTGCCACATCCATCTTCCAGGTCTTACCCACAGTGCACATCCTGTGCCCAGTTGTAGTCTAGTAACAGTGTCTCATACTCcttatcaaagaaacttctttttgcaacagatagAAATCATTATAGAAAGCTACAACTGGCCAAAATGCAGAAAACATCTGAGTGTGGAGTATGGAGCATCACCACATGGATGTATGGAGTCAGTGATATATCTACAGCACAATGCCTAtacctaaggctcaaggaacattgtgGAATGGGGTCTGGGGTGAGAAGATTGCAGGAGCAATAGGACCAGAATCTCTGTTGTGAGATTATGCCTTCTATATATGACAGAGAAGCACCATCCAATCAGTCTCAACAATGTGCTTGCCTAAATAAGATCCAAACTGTGATCCTACCAGTTGACATCCTAATGTGCATGGGGGAAGCTCACAAGACCCCACCCCCAGATGGGAAATACAGGCAATGAATGACTGCTGAAAGATGGAGAGTCAGTGAGTtaggttcctattgctgtgatgaaacaccatgaccaaaaagttGAGGGTgggtgaaggaaaccggcccgcagtttcacttcatatcgtgggtgattcacgaaccggggaagtcgagtttctgtgaaaataagcgggttaagagagagagagaccacaccaAGAAGAATGCCTTTCAAGGTGTCAtttttacttagagaaacgggaaatatatacttgaggcgaaacagtcatgtctttagCACATAAGTgggaacaggaatcgagcatatcaaagcgaggactccaggcaggagggcggatcaaagtttcaGTCCATaatgaatactgggctcccggttctggcttaatccctagctggctccagacccctggtgagccgagccgagctgctgtctcaaTGTAGTCAGCAGGACCATCACAGGTGGGGGTAGGATGaaaggagtttatttggcttacacttccacaccactgttcatcattgaaaaaAGTCAGAACACAAACTCAAgtagggcaggaagctggaggcagggaacagatgcagaggccgtggaagggtgctgcttactggcttgctcctcatggtttgctcagacTGCTGTCTTATAAAACCAAGGACcactagggatggcaccactcacaatgggctgggccctcccccatcaataacTAAGTACAAAAATGTTTTACAGCTGATTCTTATGAAGAcatatttctcagttgaagttcagagaactctagcttgtatcaacttgacataaaactagccaggatgATGAGCCTTCTTCAAAGATGAGCTCCCTAACTAGTTATCTAACACCGAGTGGTCATCCCTAAAAACATATGCACATAAGAAACATTAAGCAAACTCagcaaattatatttttatattcattcatatatatattgcatatgtgTTGATGACAATAAAAAATTTCGAAAGGCCAAGAGTTTGAGAGATGGTTGGGTAGGGAACAtgaaaggagttgaagggaaAAGAGGTGGAAGATGaagtaaatataatatacatatgaaaatatacaaatttttagagaaaagaagcaaaatgcAAGGGCCATCTGCATGCTTACATGAATCCTGTTTTGTCCCACAGATTTGCTGTGAGCTGGAAGAAAGTCAGAACCCTTGCCTGGAACTGGAGCCCTTTGAATGTGGCTGTGATGAGATCCTGGTATACCAGCAGGAGGACCCTTCTGTGACCTGTGACCAGGTGTTTCTTCTTCTCAAGGAGGTCATCAATAGGAGGTGTGCAGAGATGGTCTCTAACAGTCGGACATCCTCAACAGAAGCCGTGGCAGGCAGCGCCCCCCTGTCCCAGGGCTCTTCCGGCATTATGGAATTGTATGGTTCTGACATCGAGCCACAGCCCAGCTCTGTGAATTTCATAGAAAACCCTCCAGAGCTCAACGATTCTAACCAAGCTCAGGTGGATGTCAACGTAGACCTTGTTAGCCCTGACAGTGGCTTGGCCACCATCAGAAGCAGTCGCTCATCCAAGGAGAGCTCAGTCTTCCTCAGTGATGACAGCCCAGTGGGGGAGGGTGGTGGGCCTCACCATAGCCTTCTCCCAGGATTTGACTCCTACAGCCCCATTCCTGAAGGGATAGTTGCAGAAGAGCATGAACGCTCTGGAGAACACAGTGAACACTTTGACCTCTTCAACTTTGACTCAGCACCCATCGCTTCTGAGCAGTCCCAGCCATCTTCCCATTCTGCAGACTACTCACCAGAAGATGACTTCCCCAACAGTGATTCATCAGAAGGAAACCTCTCTGCTGGGCCGAAGGGACTTGGCGAGATGGGGATCACCATGTCCAATTACTCCTCCAGTTCTCTTTTGTCAGAGGCCGGTAAGGACAGCCTTGTGGAATTTGATGAAGAGTTTGTCCAGAGACAAGAAAGCTCAGGCGATAACTCTGAAAGAAATTTAAGCCTGACACGTTTTATAGGAGAGGACCCTTCTTCCCCTGAAAGGCTGAAGAATATTGGAAAGATGATCCCACCAACACCTATGAACAGCTTTGTTGAAATCTCACCATCAACTGAAGAGCCAACTCCACTCTATCCTGAAGATATAGTCCAAAATGCAATTGATACAGGGCATCTGGGCCCACCTCAGACCCGTACACGGTGTAGAAGCTGGTGGGGTGGCTTGGAGATTGACTCTAAAAACATTGTAGACGCATGGAACGCCAGTGAACAAGAATCCGTCTTCCAGAGCCCTGAAACATGGGAAGATCATAAGCCTGAGCCAGTTGAGCGAAGAACCTCAGATTCCACATTCCAGCCAAACAGTCTTGGATTTACAAAGTCAGATCCCTGGGAATCTGAGTTTGGACAGCCTGAAATGGGCAGCAAAGACACCCAGGaccagaagaaagaaagcttGCAATATCAGCACTCGCCTACAGTAAGGACACATTTGACAGATGCCTCTCCTCAAGGGACAAATCACCTGATAGAGGACTTTGCTGCTTTGTGGCATTCAGGACACTCACCCACGACAATGCCTGAACCCTGGGGAAATCCCACAGATGCTGGTGAAGCTGCAGTTACGATGTCCTTCCCCACCTGGGGTACATTTGATAAAGAAGATAATGCTGACACATTAAAAAATACTTGGAATCTTCATCCCACCAACAATGAGGCACCTTCTGTGCAGGACCCAAGTGAATGGGCTATGGCCCGAAGTGGGTTTTCATTCCCTGCAGCAGACCTACTAGATAATCCCCTCATTGAGGTAAATAAAGATGCAGCTCCAGAAATCTGGGGCAAGAACAACAGCTCCAAGGATAACAGTCTCACATCTGGAAGTCCCATTTCTGATCTGGGTCAAACATGGAATAATTCTAAGCTACCAGGAGGAGACCAGAATGGCTTGGTAGATCCTAAAGCCACAGGGAAAGTATATGACAAGGAAGGGTCCTGGAACCTCTTTGAGGAGAATGTTAGGAAAAAAGGGGCTGATGTCTTAGCTCCTTGGGAAGATTCCTTCTTGTCCTATAAATGCTCTGATTACAGTGCGTCCAACATAGGAGAAGATTCAGTCCCATCTCCCTTAGACACCAACTACTCCACCTCCGACTCTTACACATCACCAACATATgctggagaggaaaaagaaatggaaaacaagcCAATTGCTAAAGATAATGGTTTTGAGGCAAATGATAACTTTCCTACAGGGGGAGTTGAGGTTCTTTCAACATCACCACAGCAGTCTCAGAGAAATCGAATTGGTTCTGGTCCTGGGAACCTAGACATGTGGGCATTGCCTCACACAGAAGACAAGCCTGAAGGAAATGACTCACATCGCCCAGATAAAGATTCACTCAAGACAGAGCACACAGAAGATAAAAATGCTTCCATGGAGGATGATGTGAGGGAAAGCAGCCTATCCAGTTGTGACGACCCTAGCATGATGCAACTGTACAATGAGGCAAACCAGCAGCTCGCCCTTCTACACAGCAATACCAACTCACGCCAGACAGCCCCTGACAGCCTTGACACATGGAACCGAGTGATTCTGGAGGACACGCAGTCCACTGCAACGATCTCGGACATGGATAATGACTTGGATTGGGATGACTGCAGTGGGGGTGTGGCGATCAGGGGTGATGGTCAAGCAGAAGGTTACATAGCTGCAAATGGTGAACCTGAAACCCGGTTCTCGGTGaagcagctggaaccatggggtACAGAACATCAGGAAGCAAATCAGGTAGACTgggatctctctgcctctgctgagcCCACAGGGGATACTGGTCTCAGTGAATACCAGACCCTGAATGAGAAAAGTGGGCAGTTAATTGCAAACAGTATTTGGGATTCTGTCATGGGAGATAAAGATATGCCATCATTCAGATTACCAAACCCACCAAATACTGTAGATATGGAACATGGCACTCGGCCTTCTGAAAATCCCAGGCACTCAATAAATGGTAAGAATGACCCCATGTTAGAAACTTCTGGACTCAGTGAGTCAGGAGGACTTACATCTCATCCTGACAACCAGGACACATGGGCAGACTCCCAAGGTGACACAGCATCCTCAGTGACCAAGATGGCAAGCCCAGAACACTTTGCACAGTCAGATCCATGGACAGGCCATACTTATGGACAGAGTGAAAGTGATACGGAAGGCCTGAGAGCCTCTTATTGTGAGCCTCTTGACAAGGAGACAGCGGTAGGCTCTGAAGTGAATGGTGCCCCATGGGTCTTTGGAAAAGAGCCCAGGGACCAGGAATTCTCTTCTTCAGATGCATTTGAACACCAAGAAATCTGCAGTGCATCAGGCAAAATCAACTCTCTTTCAGTCACCTCCAGTCCTCAGAGTGAGGAACCAGAGGAGACCTTAGAAGTTGAGAAGGGACCTTATATTCTAGACTCCCTTGCTGTGCAAACAGAGACATCCACAAGTGATTTGCAGACAAAAGATACCCATGAAGAATCTCGTATGGATAATAGAAATTTAGGTGAAGCCAATGCAACATTGGATAGGATTAATCTAATGAAAAACAGGCCTTTATCTGAAATGGAACTTGAGAAAACTGAAGCCTGTAACCTTCTGAAGCCAGAAAGAGCAAATGGAAAACTACTTTATGAATCTTCTCAAAACTTTAGGATTTGGGATGGCCCTATGGACAGTGATGTATGGGATAGTCATCTAAGTTATGAGACAGTTGTGAATCCTACAGGTCAGAGCACTGAGGAAAGGTCTCTAGAAGCCCTTTCACCAGGAAACTATGACAGAGACAGCCTCTCTAGTGAGTGTACTCATTCAAGTGCATCAAGTCCTGACCTAAATGATTCCTCAGTTGCCTTGTCCTCCTGGACCTATGGACCCAGTGCTGAACATCAGAACGAGAATCAGGATGATAGGAACAAACAGATTCACCAAGAATCAGAACTATTTACCACTGAAGCCCACATAGGAGTCATTACTGAAATGAAAGACTTTGCAGAAAACAGGAAGGATGGCTTTGGAAAGATGTCTGATCAGAAGGATCCTCAATTCCCAGAAATTCCAAATGAGCCCTTCAATAGTGgttcctcatcctcttcatccAGCCTTGGAACAgataaatattcagaatattcTCATGCATATCAGGAAGGAAATTTAATGACTAGACATCAAGAGGAAAATGAACTTGGGTTTCTGGAAATTGTGGAGCCAGAGGCTACCAGGATCATATCCACAAGCTCGGGTTCTGGCCATAACAGTGGGGGTGATGAAGAGTTGCTAGAGAAGGAGCTCCATTTGGCCACAGTTGCCCAGAGTGAATCTGGGGCTTGCAATTCATTGCATGAACCTGAGTTCTTGGCCACAGAGCATTCCGAGCCTGAGTTTTCTGTCTTTGTAGGTAGTTCAGAGtcaatagagaaagaaaacaagtcaagTCCATTCAGTGACAGTCAACAAAGCAGCCCTGGTCAATGGATTTTGTCACCACTCATGCAGGCTGTCACACAGGACACATCTAAGGAGAAGGAGGCCAGAGCTCCAGAAACGGGGACCATGGTGGATACCATGTGGCATGGATCTGCCAGCACTGAACCTAAGGATGGGGACCCTGACAAATTGGAAACGCTTGGCTTCTCAGCTGACAGCAGTGAGTGGTGGAACTCTGGGGCACAGGAAGGGAGAGCAAATGCCAGTATGCCCACAGAGGAGTTGTCTAACTCAGAGGGTGAGCTAGAGACTACTTCTCCAGTATTCCAGAATGCAGGTCCATGGGGCTTACCCATTCAAAATGATAgtgaacacatggacacaggcaACACTAATCCTTTCAATGCTGAACTAAAGTCATCCTTTCTAGATAGTAATGGTGACAAGGCACAGGAGAAACTTTGGAACATTCAACCGAAGCAGCTGGATTCAGATGCCAATCAATTCAGTCAGCTTGTAATCCTGGACCAAATTAAGGACAACGATTCTGGACGGCAAACAGCCACATCTTCTGCTGCTGGTGATCTTCCTGCAGAAACTCTCACCCAAGAGCAATGCCAGGAATCTATGCTGTCTGTCTGGGACCATGCAGAACCAGCATTTGCTCACAGAGATGAAAATGGATGTGTTAGCACTGGGGTTTCACCCACTGAGTGTCAACAAGAGAACCAGTGGGAACAAGAAAAATCCTACCTCAGCTATGTGCCAAGCACTCCCACAGAAAATCTCCCTGAGATCAATGCTTCCACACAACTGATAAGGAAGTTGGACTCTGATTGGGATAGCCCCAGCCCCAGTGAGCCCCAACATAACTTTGTTCCAGATATTTTACATGGCAACTttgaagagagtgggcagctggCCTCAGCTTCACCTGATTTGTGGATGGATGTCAAGCAACCTTTCACTTTTAAATCAGATAGTGAAAATCCTGATATATTGACTCACTGTGACCATGAAAGCAACTCTCAGGCATCCAGCAGCCCTGACGTGTGTCATGATTCTGAAGGAAAGCAAGAGATGGAGAAGCATACTGGTGTTTACCTGGGACCTGAAGTGGAACCCAGTGAGTTTTATCTCACCGAGCCAAACATGAATGATGAACCAACTTGGGAACCCGAGCAGGAATGTCTCTCACACAATTTAGAACTCCGTTCTGAACATGCAATCCCCTTGCCTCCAATTAACAGTCAGAACGATATAAACAACTCATCTAAGCCTTCCTCTTCAAAAAGTTCCCCAGAACCGTCTGATATGCATGGAGACAACAGTACGAGTATAACAGCATTGGAAGAAGGCGCCAACCCAGAGGTAGAATCAGTCGACAGGACTATCCCAGGCACCAGAAGTGAAGACCCTAACACTTTTGAAACTTACCAGGAGGTCAGTGCAGAAGTCAATGGCTCTTGGGTGTCAAAAGAGCTTTGTCCTGAAAGTCAGACAGGCACTAGAGCTCTGCTTGACTGTGAGCAACCTTTGGCTTCTGAGAGCCCTGCTGTACTTACTGACATCTTCCTAGCTTCAGACACCTGCCTGGATGTAAGTGAAGCTGCCTTGGACCACAGTTTCAGTGATGCCTCCGGCCTCAACACTTCCACAGGCACTATAGATGACATGAGTAAGTTGACTCTATCAGAAGGCCATCCCGAAACACCAGTTGATGGGGATGCAGGGAAGCAAGATATCTGTTCATCTGAAGCTTCCTGGGGTGATTTTGAATATGATGCAATGGGTCAGAATATTGATGAAGAGCTGTTGAGAGAGCCTGAACACTTCCTCTATGGAGGTGATCTTCCCTCAGAGGAAAGCTCGCTGAAGCAATCACTGGCACCATACACACCCCCCTTTGATTTGTCCTATCTCACGGAACCTACTGGATGCGCTGAATCTGCACAAGGAGCTGAGTCTCCTGATGATGCATCTCTGGGAAGTGACGCAGCAGAGATGTTGCTTTCTGCTCTTCCTGATCAAAGGGAGGAAGACAGGGCCGAGACCAACTTCAGGAAACCTAGACACCAGATTACTGTGTTGCATATTCATGAAGACCCTGAGGCGCTCTCTTCACCTGTGGGAGGAACAGGTTCCAATAATGAATCTTCTCCTTCAAACATTGACTGGGAAATAGAAACAGATAATTCAGATTCACCAGCAGGTGGCGACATGAAACCACCAAACGGTAAGCAACACATGccactccaacacacacacacacacacacacacacacacacacacacacacaccttctccaCCTTTAAGGAAACCAGTGTTAATTAATTTAGTACATTTGTTAAAGTATTGCTACCAATGCAGACAGAGAAAGTAACCATATGTAAATATAACAGCTATATTGTGAAATGTCTCTTTGTGCTTGAGAAAACTGAACAGatccacaaaatgaaaatatttactagCTTGTTGAGTTTTAAGTGTTTGTTTGCAAAGACCAGAGATCATAGAATATGTTAAttaagccttttctttctttctcactttcataTTCTAGGCAAGGAGATACTGGAGTTACAAGATGAGAAAGTAATTCCCATGAAAGGGCCAGAGCAAACAAAATTAGAATACAACGAagaaaaacaggcagagaaaagTGAAGACCATCAGGTACTAGCTGTGGATTACATACTTGTAAGCCATGAAAAAGATTCATCATTGAAAccagaagccagggaagcaagagaaaACATACCTGAATTGGAACAATTATCCATAGGTTCCAGAG includes:
- the Prune2 gene encoding protein prune homolog 2 isoform X18: MEEFLQRAKSKLDRSKQLDQVHAVIGPKSCDLDSLISAFTYAYFLDKVSPPGVLCLPVLNIPRTEFNYFTETRFILEELNISESFHVFRDEINLHQLNDEGKLSITLVGSHVLGSEDRTLESAVVRVINPGEQSDGELGFPESSSSLVLKELLREAPELITQQLAHLLRGSILFKWMSMDPELPEKQEEILSILEEQFPNLPPRDDIISVLQESQLSAQGLSLEQTMLKDLKELSDGEIKVAISTVNMTLEDCLLHSNITSDLKAFTDKFGFDVLILITSFTSEEQQRQQIAVYSQNLELCSQICCELEESQNPCLELEPFECGCDEILVYQQEDPSVTCDQVFLLLKEVINRRCAEMVSNSRTSSTEAVAGSAPLSQGSSGIMELYGSDIEPQPSSVNFIENPPELNDSNQAQVDVNVDLVSPDSGLATIRSSRSSKESSVFLSDDSPVGEGGGPHHSLLPGFDSYSPIPEGIVAEEHERSGEHSEHFDLFNFDSAPIASEQSQPSSHSADYSPEDDFPNSDSSEGNLSAGPKGLGEMGITMSNYSSSSLLSEAGKDSLVEFDEEFVQRQESSGDNSERNLSLTRFIGEDPSSPERLKNIGKMIPPTPMNSFVEISPSTEEPTPLYPEDIVQNAIDTGHLGPPQTRTRCRSWWGGLEIDSKNIVDAWNASEQESVFQSPETWEDHKPEPVERRTSDSTFQPNSLGFTKSDPWESEFGQPEMGSKDTQDQKKESLQYQHSPTVRTHLTDASPQGTNHLIEDFAALWHSGHSPTTMPEPWGNPTDAGEAAVTMSFPTWGTFDKEDNADTLKNTWNLHPTNNEAPSVQDPSEWAMARSGFSFPAADLLDNPLIEVNKDAAPEIWGKNNSSKDNSLTSGSPISDLGQTWNNSKLPGGDQNGLVDPKATGKVYDKEGSWNLFEENVRKKGADVLAPWEDSFLSYKCSDYSASNIGEDSVPSPLDTNYSTSDSYTSPTYAGEEKEMENKPIAKDNGFEANDNFPTGGVEVLSTSPQQSQRNRIGSGPGNLDMWALPHTEDKPEGNDSHRPDKDSLKTEHTEDKNASMEDDVRESSLSSCDDPSMMQLYNEANQQLALLHSNTNSRQTAPDSLDTWNRVILEDTQSTATISDMDNDLDWDDCSGGVAIRGDGQAEGYIAANGEPETRFSVKQLEPWGTEHQEANQVDWDLSASAEPTGDTGLSEYQTLNEKSGQLIANSIWDSVMGDKDMPSFRLPNPPNTVDMEHGTRPSENPRHSINGKNDPMLETSGLSESGGLTSHPDNQDTWADSQGDTASSVTKMASPEHFAQSDPWTGHTYGQSESDTEGLRASYCEPLDKETAVGSEVNGAPWVFGKEPRDQEFSSSDAFEHQEICSASGKINSLSVTSSPQSEEPEETLEVEKGPYILDSLAVQTETSTSDLQTKDTHEESRMDNRNLGEANATLDRINLMKNRPLSEMELEKTEACNLLKPERANGKLLYESSQNFRIWDGPMDSDVWDSHLSYETVVNPTGQSTEERSLEALSPGNYDRDSLSSECTHSSASSPDLNDSSVALSSWTYGPSAEHQNENQDDRNKQIHQESELFTTEAHIGVITEMKDFAENRKDGFGKMSDQKDPQFPEIPNEPFNSGSSSSSSSLGTDKYSEYSHAYQEGNLMTRHQEENELGFLEIVEPEATRIISTSSGSGHNSGGDEELLEKELHLATVAQSESGACNSLHEPEFLATEHSEPEFSVFVGSSESIEKENKSSPFSDSQQSSPGQWILSPLMQAVTQDTSKEKEARAPETGTMVDTMWHGSASTEPKDGDPDKLETLGFSADSSEWWNSGAQEGRANASMPTEELSNSEGELETTSPVFQNAGPWGLPIQNDSEHMDTGNTNPFNAELKSSFLDSNGDKAQEKLWNIQPKQLDSDANQFSQLVILDQIKDNDSGRQTATSSAAGDLPAETLTQEQCQESMLSVWDHAEPAFAHRDENGCVSTGVSPTECQQENQWEQEKSYLSYVPSTPTENLPEINASTQLIRKLDSDWDSPSPSEPQHNFVPDILHGNFEESGQLASASPDLWMDVKQPFTFKSDSENPDILTHCDHESNSQASSSPDVCHDSEGKQEMEKHTGVYLGPEVEPSEFYLTEPNMNDEPTWEPEQECLSHNLELRSEHAIPLPPINSQNDINNSSKPSSSKSSPEPSDMHGDNSTSITALEEGANPEVESVDRTIPGTRSEDPNTFETYQEVSAEVNGSWVSKELCPESQTGTRALLDCEQPLASESPAVLTDIFLASDTCLDVSEAALDHSFSDASGLNTSTGTIDDMSKLTLSEGHPETPVDGDAGKQDICSSEASWGDFEYDAMGQNIDEELLREPEHFLYGGDLPSEESSLKQSLAPYTPPFDLSYLTEPTGCAESAQGAESPDDASLGSDAAEMLLSALPDQREEDRAETNFRKPRHQITVLHIHEDPEALSSPVGGTGSNNESSPSNIDWEIETDNSDSPAGGDMKPPNGKEILELQDEKVIPMKGPEQTKLEYNEEKQAEKSEDHQVLAVDYILVSHEKDSSLKPEAREARENIPELEQLSIGSREIGLPETQLAGTPYTSQPESLNDVKVHSAERMSSNHKSASLENPAQDQSWMVLSHSEVGDPPAETRDLGPGSPGRTAEPFLSLSLDKGPQSQDLERNQPLDSLALEEVADLSSQSRKSKRQGQAGLDAVLTTHDNEWEMLSPQLSQKNRNLPQEMEEETQFPEPGPRKLRPKGPPSEDEGMDIPFEEGVLSPSAADMRPEPPNSLDLNGSHPRRIKLTAPNINLSLDQSEGSILSDDNLDSPDEIDINVDELDTPDEADSFEYTGHEDPIANKSSGQESESIPEYTAEEEREDNRLWRTVVIGEQEQRIDMKVIEPYRRVISHGDM
- the Prune2 gene encoding protein prune homolog 2 isoform X4; the encoded protein is MEEFLQRAKSKLDRSKQLDQVHAVIGPKSCDLDSLISAFTYAYFLDKVSPPGVLCLPVLNIPRTEFNYFTETRFILEELNISESFHVFRDEINLHQLNDEGKLSITLVGSHVLGSEDRTLESAVVRVINPGEQSDGELGFPESSSSLVLKELLREAPELITQQLAHLLRGSILFKWMSMDPELPEKQEEILSILEEQFPNLPPRDDIISVLQESQLSAQGLSLEQTMLKDLKELSDGEIKVAISTVNMTLEDCLLHSNITSDLKAFTDKFGFDVLILITSFTSEEQQRQQIAVYSQNLELCSQICCELEESQNPCLELEPFECGCDEILVYQQEDPSVTCDQVFLLLKEVINRRCAEMVSNSRTSSTEAVAGSAPLSQGSSGIMELYGSDIEPQPSSVNFIENPPELNDSNQAQVDVNVDLVSPDSGLATIRSSRSSKESSVFLSDDSPVGEGGGPHHSLLPGFDSYSPIPEGIVAEEHERSGEHSEHFDLFNFDSAPIASEQSQPSSHSADYSPEDDFPNSDSSEGNLSAGPKGLGEMGITMSNYSSSSLLSEAGKDSLVEFDEEFVQRQESSGDNSERNLSLTRFIGEDPSSPERLKNIGKMIPPTPMNSFVEISPSTEEPTPLYPEDIVQNAIDTGHLGPPQTRTRCRSWWGGLEIDSKNIVDAWNASEQESVFQSPETWEDHKPEPVERRTSDSTFQPNSLGFTKSDPWESEFGQPEMGSKDTQDQKKESLQYQHSPTVRTHLTDASPQGTNHLIEDFAALWHSGHSPTTMPEPWGNPTDAGEAAVTMSFPTWGTFDKEDNADTLKNTWNLHPTNNEAPSVQDPSEWAMARSGFSFPAADLLDNPLIEVNKDAAPEIWGKNNSSKDNSLTSGSPISDLGQTWNNSKLPGGDQNGLVDPKATGKVYDKEGSWNLFEENVRKKGADVLAPWEDSFLSYKCSDYSASNIGEDSVPSPLDTNYSTSDSYTSPTYAGEEKEMENKPIAKDNGFEANDNFPTGGVEVLSTSPQQSQRNRIGSGPGNLDMWALPHTEDKPEGNDSHRPDKDSLKTEHTEDKNASMEDDVRESSLSSCDDPSMMQLYNEANQQLALLHSNTNSRQTAPDSLDTWNRVILEDTQSTATISDMDNDLDWDDCSGGVAIRGDGQAEGYIAANGEPETRFSVKQLEPWGTEHQEANQVDWDLSASAEPTGDTGLSEYQTLNEKSGQLIANSIWDSVMGDKDMPSFRLPNPPNTVDMEHGTRPSENPRHSINGKNDPMLETSGLSESGGLTSHPDNQDTWADSQGDTASSVTKMASPEHFAQSDPWTGHTYGQSESDTEGLRASYCEPLDKETAVGSEVNGAPWVFGKEPRDQEFSSSDAFEHQEICSASGKINSLSVTSSPQSEEPEETLEVEKGPYILDSLAVQTETSTSDLQTKDTHEESRMDNRNLGEANATLDRINLMKNRPLSEMELEKTEACNLLKPERANGKLLYESSQNFRIWDGPMDSDVWDSHLSYETVVNPTGQSTEERSLEALSPGNYDRDSLSSECTHSSASSPDLNDSSVALSSWTYGPSAEHQNENQDDRNKQIHQESELFTTEAHIGVITEMKDFAENRKDGFGKMSDQKDPQFPEIPNEPFNSGSSSSSSSLGTDKYSEYSHAYQEGNLMTRHQEENELGFLEIVEPEATRIISTSSGSGHNSGGDEELLEKELHLATVAQSESGACNSLHEPEFLATEHSEPEFSVFVGSSESIEKENKSSPFSDSQQSSPGQWILSPLMQAVTQDTSKEKEARAPETGTMVDTMWHGSASTEPKDGDPDKLETLGFSADSSEWWNSGAQEGRANASMPTEELSNSEGELETTSPVFQNAGPWGLPIQNDSEHMDTGNTNPFNAELKSSFLDSNGDKAQEKLWNIQPKQLDSDANQFSQLVILDQIKDNDSGRQTATSSAAGDLPAETLTQEQCQESMLSVWDHAEPAFAHRDENGCVSTGVSPTECQQENQWEQEKSYLSYVPSTPTENLPEINASTQLIRKLDSDWDSPSPSEPQHNFVPDILHGNFEESGQLASASPDLWMDVKQPFTFKSDSENPDILTHCDHESNSQASSSPDVCHDSEGKQEMEKHTGVYLGPEVEPSEFYLTEPNMNDEPTWEPEQECLSHNLELRSEHAIPLPPINSQNDINNSSKPSSSKSSPEPSDMHGDNSTSITALEEGANPEVESVDRTIPGTRSEDPNTFETYQEVSAEVNGSWVSKELCPESQTGTRALLDCEQPLASESPAVLTDIFLASDTCLDVSEAALDHSFSDASGLNTSTGTIDDMSKLTLSEGHPETPVDGDAGKQDICSSEASWGDFEYDAMGQNIDEELLREPEHFLYGGDLPSEESSLKQSLAPYTPPFDLSYLTEPTGCAESAQGAESPDDASLGSDAAEMLLSALPDQREEDRAETNFRKPRHQITVLHIHEDPEALSSPVGGTGSNNESSPSNIDWEIETDNSDSPAGGDMKPPNGKEILELQDEKVIPMKGPEQTKLEYNEEKQAEKSEDHQVLAVDYILVSHEKDSSLKPEAREARENIPELEQLSIGSREIGLPETQLAGTPYTSQPESLNDVKVHSAERMSSNHKSASLENPAQDQSWMVLSHSEVGDPPAETRDLGPGSPGRTAEPFLSLSLDKGPQSQDLERNQPLDSLALEEVADLSSQSRKSKRQGQAGLDAVLTTHDNEWEMLSPQLSQKNRNLPQEMEEETQFPEPGPRKLRPKGPPSEDEGMDIPFEEGVLSPSAADMRPEPPNSLDLNGSHPRRIKLTAPNINLSLDQSEGSILSDDNLDSPDEIDINVDELDTPDEADSFEYTGHEDPIANKSSGQESESIPEYTAEEEREDNRLWRTVVIGEQEQRIDMKVIEPYRRVISHGGDSGYYGDGLNAIIVFAACFLPDSSRADYHYVMENLFLYVISTLELMVAEDYMIVYLNGATPRRKMPGLGWMKKCYQMIDRRLRKNLKSFIIVHPSWFIRTILAVTRPFISSKFSSKIKYVTSLSELSGLIPMDCIHIPESIIKLDEELREASEAAKTSCLYNDPEMTSMEKDIDMKLKEKP